One stretch of Clavibacter californiensis DNA includes these proteins:
- a CDS encoding PTS fructose transporter subunit IIABC: MPSLITNRLVLLDADLGADREHAVRTLAERVVAEGRATDADALFADAWERESKTATGMGGGLAIPHCRSAAVTEATLVMARPQPTVDFGAPDGPADLVFFIAAPDGADQEHLVLLSRLARSLIKPEFVEALRTATDEDQVVSLVEGALVDEPASSTGAPAAAAPAASTADAGSAAPAPAAAADAPVLIAVTACPTGIAHTYMAADSLVAAAKRAGVELHVETQGSSSVTPVDPAIIARATAVIFAVDVDVRDRARFAGKPVIQSPVKRGIDQPDQMVAEAVAAAKDPNAPRVPGGASSASGSEQASPQSSRSVGARLKRWLLTGVSYMIPFVAGGGLLIALGFLLGGYRITETASDVVLQNSLANLPDGGLLQYLGAVAFVIGNASMAFLVPALAGYIAYAIADRPGIAPGFVAGSVSVIMGAGFLGGLVGGLLAGGIAYAIGRIDVPRWLRGLMPVVIIPLLASIVASGLMVMVLGGPIAALTRGLNGFLSGLTGTSAIVLGIILGVMMCIDLGGPINKVAYSFAVAGLGAGSITDQAPWHIMAAVMAAGMVPPLALALASTVIDRRLFSPAERENGKAAWLLGAAFISEGAIPFAAVDPLRVIPASIVGGAVTGAMIMGLDVVSQAPHGGIFVLFAMNGTFLGFLASVAVGAVVSAFLVVLLKRFTTKRPEAAAAQPVDQGVPVAA, translated from the coding sequence ATGCCATCGCTCATCACGAACCGCCTCGTGCTCCTCGACGCCGACCTCGGCGCCGACCGCGAGCACGCCGTCCGCACGCTGGCCGAGCGCGTCGTCGCCGAGGGCCGCGCCACAGACGCCGACGCCCTCTTCGCCGACGCGTGGGAGCGCGAGTCGAAGACCGCGACCGGCATGGGCGGCGGGCTCGCCATCCCGCACTGCCGCTCCGCCGCGGTGACCGAGGCCACGCTCGTCATGGCCCGCCCGCAGCCGACCGTCGACTTCGGCGCGCCGGACGGCCCCGCCGACCTCGTGTTCTTCATCGCCGCGCCCGACGGCGCCGACCAGGAGCACCTCGTGCTGCTGTCGCGCCTCGCCCGGTCGCTCATCAAGCCGGAGTTCGTCGAGGCGCTGCGCACGGCGACCGACGAGGACCAGGTCGTGTCGCTCGTGGAGGGCGCGCTCGTGGACGAGCCCGCCAGCTCCACCGGCGCCCCGGCCGCCGCCGCTCCCGCCGCGTCCACCGCCGACGCCGGGTCCGCCGCGCCCGCACCCGCGGCCGCGGCCGACGCCCCCGTCCTGATCGCCGTCACCGCGTGCCCCACCGGCATCGCGCACACCTACATGGCCGCCGACTCGCTCGTGGCCGCCGCGAAGCGCGCAGGCGTCGAGCTGCACGTCGAGACGCAGGGGTCCTCCTCGGTCACGCCCGTCGACCCTGCGATCATCGCGCGGGCGACCGCCGTGATCTTCGCCGTGGACGTCGACGTGCGCGACCGCGCGCGATTCGCCGGCAAACCCGTCATCCAGTCGCCCGTCAAGCGCGGCATCGACCAGCCCGACCAGATGGTCGCCGAGGCGGTCGCCGCGGCGAAGGACCCGAACGCCCCGCGCGTGCCGGGCGGCGCGTCGTCCGCATCGGGCTCCGAGCAGGCGTCCCCGCAGTCGTCGCGGTCCGTCGGCGCGCGCCTCAAGCGCTGGCTGCTCACGGGCGTCAGCTACATGATCCCGTTCGTCGCGGGCGGTGGGCTGCTCATCGCGCTCGGCTTCCTCCTCGGGGGCTACCGCATCACCGAGACCGCGTCCGATGTCGTGCTGCAGAACTCACTGGCGAACCTGCCGGACGGCGGCCTCCTCCAGTACCTCGGCGCGGTGGCTTTCGTCATCGGCAACGCGTCCATGGCCTTCCTCGTGCCCGCCCTGGCGGGCTACATCGCCTACGCGATCGCCGATCGGCCGGGCATCGCGCCCGGATTCGTCGCCGGATCCGTGTCCGTGATCATGGGCGCGGGGTTCCTCGGCGGCCTGGTGGGCGGTCTCCTCGCCGGTGGCATCGCGTACGCCATCGGACGCATCGACGTGCCGCGCTGGCTGCGGGGCCTGATGCCCGTCGTGATCATCCCGTTGCTCGCCTCCATCGTCGCCTCCGGCCTCATGGTCATGGTGCTCGGCGGTCCCATCGCGGCGCTCACGCGCGGGCTCAACGGCTTCCTCTCCGGGCTCACCGGCACGTCGGCCATCGTCCTGGGCATCATCCTCGGCGTCATGATGTGCATCGACCTCGGCGGCCCGATCAACAAGGTCGCGTACTCGTTCGCGGTCGCCGGCCTCGGCGCCGGATCCATCACCGACCAGGCGCCGTGGCACATCATGGCCGCGGTCATGGCCGCCGGCATGGTGCCGCCGCTCGCCCTCGCGCTCGCCTCCACGGTGATCGACCGCCGCCTGTTCAGCCCCGCCGAGCGCGAGAACGGCAAGGCCGCGTGGCTCCTCGGGGCGGCCTTCATCTCCGAGGGCGCCATCCCGTTCGCGGCCGTCGACCCGCTCCGCGTGATCCCCGCGAGCATCGTGGGCGGTGCCGTCACGGGTGCCATGATCATGGGGCTCGACGTCGTGTCGCAGGCCCCGCACGGCGGCATCTTCGTGCTGTTCGCGATGAACGGCACGTTCCTCGGCTTCCTCGCCTCCGTCGCGGTCGGCGCCGTCGTCTCCGCGTTCCTCGTGGTGCTCCTCAAGCGCTTCACAACGAAGCGCCCGGAGGCGGCCGCCGCCCAGCCCGTCGACCAGGGCGTGCCCGTCGCGGCCTGA
- a CDS encoding SDR family oxidoreductase has translation MPDAAASPDRSAAPGSAIDPDDLAVALRVLGSLADIDEEHPDFVAVRRATASMFKQVKKARRLEKREAVASADRAVVAATATGAPDRIDDETRGIPLAITTAKPTAGTLLRSRPCYICKQHYTQVDAFYHQLCPDCALLNHAKREARTDLSGMRALLTGGRAKIGMHIALRLLRDGAHTTITTRFPRDAVRRFAGLPDAHEWVHRLRIVGLDLRDPAQVIGLTDAVAAAGPLDILINNAAQTVRRSPGSYAPLSEAEAAPLPDGDLPELLTFGHTNDAHPAALAASVAAHPILSTATGITAAEVTELAMTAGSSSLARLAAGTAIDAGGLVPDLHDANSWTQVVHEVDPLEMLEVQLANVTAPFLLVSRLRPAMAASASRRKYVVNVSAMEGQFARAYKGPGHPHTNMAKAALNMMTRTSAREMRETDGILMTSVDTGWITDERPHPTKVRLAEEGFHAPLDLVDGAARVYDPIVMGQAGEDISGVFLKDYRVAEW, from the coding sequence ATGCCCGATGCCGCCGCCTCCCCCGACCGGTCGGCCGCCCCCGGATCGGCCATCGACCCGGACGACCTCGCCGTCGCCCTCCGCGTGCTCGGCTCCCTCGCCGACATCGACGAGGAGCACCCCGACTTCGTCGCCGTCCGCCGCGCCACGGCGTCCATGTTCAAGCAGGTGAAGAAGGCGCGTCGGCTCGAGAAGCGCGAGGCCGTCGCGAGCGCGGACCGCGCCGTCGTCGCCGCCACCGCCACGGGCGCACCCGACCGCATCGACGACGAGACCCGCGGCATCCCGCTCGCCATCACCACCGCGAAGCCCACCGCCGGCACCCTCCTCCGCTCGCGCCCCTGCTACATCTGCAAGCAGCACTACACGCAGGTCGATGCCTTCTACCACCAGCTCTGCCCCGACTGCGCGCTCCTCAACCACGCGAAGCGCGAGGCCCGCACCGACCTCTCCGGCATGCGCGCGCTGCTCACGGGCGGCCGCGCCAAGATCGGCATGCACATCGCCCTGCGTCTGCTCCGCGACGGCGCGCACACCACCATCACCACGCGCTTCCCCCGCGACGCCGTGCGCCGCTTCGCCGGCCTGCCCGACGCGCACGAGTGGGTGCACCGCCTGCGCATCGTGGGCCTCGACCTCCGCGACCCCGCGCAGGTCATCGGCCTCACGGACGCGGTGGCCGCCGCGGGTCCGCTCGACATCCTCATCAACAACGCCGCGCAGACCGTGCGCCGCTCCCCCGGCTCGTACGCGCCGCTGTCGGAGGCCGAGGCGGCGCCGCTGCCCGACGGCGACCTCCCCGAGCTGCTGACCTTCGGGCACACCAACGACGCGCATCCCGCGGCCCTGGCCGCCAGCGTCGCTGCGCACCCGATCCTCTCGACCGCCACGGGCATCACCGCGGCGGAGGTCACCGAGCTCGCCATGACGGCGGGCTCCTCGTCGCTCGCGCGCCTCGCCGCCGGCACCGCGATCGACGCGGGCGGCCTCGTGCCCGACCTGCACGACGCGAACAGCTGGACGCAGGTCGTGCACGAGGTGGACCCGCTGGAGATGCTCGAGGTCCAGCTCGCCAACGTCACGGCGCCGTTCCTGCTCGTCAGCCGGCTGCGCCCCGCGATGGCCGCGTCCGCGTCGCGCCGGAAGTACGTCGTGAACGTGAGCGCCATGGAGGGCCAGTTCGCCCGCGCGTACAAGGGCCCCGGCCACCCGCACACGAACATGGCAAAGGCCGCGCTCAACATGATGACCCGCACGTCGGCGCGCGAGATGCGCGAGACGGACGGCATCCTCATGACGAGCGTCGACACGGGCTGGATCACCGACGAGCGCCCGCACCCCACCAAGGTCCGGCTGGCCGAGGAGGGCTTCCACGCGCCGCTCGACCTGGTGGACGGCGCCGCGCGTGTCTACGACCCCATCGTCATGGGCCAGGCCGGCGAGGACATCTCGGGGGTCTTCCTCAAGGACTACCGCGTCGCCGAGTGGTGA
- a CDS encoding HPr family phosphocarrier protein, giving the protein MTERTATIGSRVGLHARPASLFIEAVRRTGVPVRISKPGGTPLDATSILSLMSLGAANGDQVVLTAEGEGADAALDELAALLESDLDAVE; this is encoded by the coding sequence ATGACCGAGCGCACCGCCACCATCGGCAGCCGCGTGGGCCTGCACGCCCGACCCGCATCCCTCTTCATCGAGGCCGTGCGCCGCACGGGCGTGCCGGTGAGGATCAGCAAGCCGGGCGGCACGCCGCTCGACGCGACGAGCATCCTGTCGCTGATGAGCCTCGGCGCCGCGAACGGCGACCAGGTCGTGCTCACGGCCGAGGGCGAGGGCGCGGATGCCGCGCTCGACGAGCTCGCGGCGCTGCTCGAGAGCGACCTCGACGCCGTCGAGTAG